One Succinivibrio dextrinosolvens DNA window includes the following coding sequences:
- a CDS encoding RNA-guided endonuclease InsQ/TnpB family protein, translating to MNINWKQAYRYRLRPNGAQQRRLLQLCGSARYAWNQVLTGRNEEYKEYLEDIESAKCWGEDVSLVPKPRPINRFSFTYDLNKLMAEEENSFLKTQGHSQVLQQKMQDLYSAFSRFFKGKGGYPQFKTKNGYNSIRFPQGINLDEKNKRIFLPKTGFVRYRKSRDIEGDIKNVTVSFFSGEWYVSIQTQKEIEVPEINLKTMLETESDNALGIDMGAVRFCTFSDGRYEESLKSNELTRLDEKIAIVQRQLKNKKKGSNRRLRLIKRISRLHQKKANIRNDSHQKLSTLICNSHAIVVAEELKIKNMTKSAKGSLLNPGKNVKAKSGLNRSILSEGWGQFFKMLEYKQKKRGHIFLQINPKNTSRTCPKCGHVSKDNRRTQAHFCCTNCGYTANADENAAGNILRAGLARLAQEVNSKRSQHCEPSEAEQ from the coding sequence ATGAATATCAACTGGAAACAGGCATACAGATATAGGTTAAGACCTAATGGCGCACAGCAGAGAAGATTACTTCAGCTCTGCGGCTCTGCCAGATATGCATGGAACCAGGTCTTGACAGGAAGAAATGAGGAATATAAGGAATATCTTGAAGACATCGAATCTGCCAAATGCTGGGGAGAAGATGTTTCTTTAGTACCAAAGCCAAGACCTATAAATAGATTTTCATTTACATATGATCTTAATAAACTGATGGCAGAGGAAGAAAACAGCTTTCTCAAGACTCAGGGGCACTCTCAGGTGCTGCAGCAAAAGATGCAGGACTTGTATAGTGCTTTTAGCAGGTTCTTCAAAGGTAAAGGCGGATATCCTCAATTCAAGACCAAAAACGGATACAACTCTATAAGATTTCCTCAGGGCATAAATCTGGATGAGAAGAATAAGAGGATCTTTCTTCCAAAGACCGGTTTTGTAAGGTACAGAAAGTCCAGAGATATAGAGGGAGACATAAAGAACGTAACCGTCTCATTCTTTTCTGGAGAATGGTATGTATCTATACAGACCCAGAAAGAAATAGAAGTACCTGAGATAAATCTAAAAACCATGTTAGAGACTGAGTCTGATAATGCTTTGGGGATAGATATGGGAGCAGTACGCTTCTGCACCTTCTCTGACGGACGTTATGAAGAGTCACTAAAGAGTAATGAGCTTACCCGTCTTGATGAAAAGATAGCTATTGTTCAGAGACAGCTCAAAAATAAAAAGAAAGGTTCTAACAGAAGATTAAGACTTATAAAGAGAATTTCCAGACTTCATCAGAAGAAAGCCAATATTCGTAATGACAGTCATCAGAAGCTCAGCACACTGATTTGCAATAGCCACGCTATAGTTGTTGCTGAGGAGCTGAAGATCAAGAATATGACGAAAAGTGCAAAAGGAAGCCTGTTAAATCCTGGTAAGAATGTAAAAGCAAAGTCAGGACTTAACCGTTCAATTCTGTCTGAAGGCTGGGGACAATTCTTTAAGATGCTTGAATACAAGCAGAAAAAGAGAGGTCATATCTTTTTACAGATTAACCCAAAGAATACCAGCAGAACCTGTCCTAAATGCGGTCATGTCTCAAAAGACAATCGCAGAACTCAGGCTCATTTCTGCTGTACGAACTGTGGATATACAGCTAATGCAGATGAAAATGCAGCGGGAAATATCCTAAGGGCGGGGCTCGCCCGGCTAGCACAGGAAGTGAACTCCAAAA
- the tnpA gene encoding IS200/IS605 family transposase, producing MHGRHCVYNLHVHLLVCYPPKVTTSKQVQALKGYSSLIIRKKNYPSIQKNLWGKALWSPSYFACSFGGASISIIRQYIEQQTTPD from the coding sequence TTGCACGGCCGACATTGTGTTTACAATTTGCATGTCCATCTGCTAGTCTGTTATCCTCCAAAAGTTACAACCTCAAAACAGGTTCAAGCTCTCAAAGGCTATTCGAGTCTAATTATCAGAAAAAAGAATTATCCCTCTATACAAAAAAATCTTTGGGGAAAAGCTCTTTGGTCACCATCCTATTTTGCATGCAGTTTTGGAGGAGCCTCAATTTCTATTATTAGACAATATATAGAACAACAGACCACACCTGATTAG
- a CDS encoding putative metalloprotease CJM1_0395 family protein: protein MSLVNTIYLNSVEGSENRIYQAHNTAVSLVGNREDDEKKKNTLLDDVVTLSEKTQNDSNQDLFSKNRSKALMAYRQFGNISIEDAAKEVVKSQELPEDKAAQNDTEQDGEEQDVKTDPENKEDKDKQKVGKENDKKSNGEELTDEEQAEVQKLKERDQEVRTHEKAHQNAGGQYASAPVYDFKKGPDGKDYAVGGHVNIDTSKESDPDKTIEKMRVVIKAAKAPAQPSGQDIKVAAEAQQTLNEAQMEKAKNQQEEMKAKENPQKTEVQSEDIRKETPETKPQASLSEA, encoded by the coding sequence ATGTCACTGGTTAATACTATCTATTTAAATAGCGTTGAGGGGTCTGAGAATAGAATATATCAGGCTCACAATACCGCTGTGTCCTTAGTAGGTAACCGTGAAGATGATGAGAAAAAGAAGAATACCCTCTTAGATGATGTGGTTACCCTTTCAGAAAAAACACAGAATGACTCAAATCAGGATCTATTCTCCAAGAATCGTTCAAAAGCACTGATGGCCTACAGACAGTTTGGAAATATCAGCATTGAAGATGCAGCCAAAGAAGTTGTAAAGAGTCAGGAGCTTCCAGAGGATAAGGCAGCACAGAACGATACCGAGCAAGACGGCGAAGAACAGGACGTAAAGACAGATCCAGAGAATAAAGAGGATAAGGATAAGCAGAAAGTCGGAAAAGAAAACGACAAGAAATCCAATGGAGAAGAACTTACTGATGAAGAACAGGCTGAAGTACAGAAGCTAAAAGAAAGAGATCAGGAAGTCAGAACCCATGAAAAAGCTCATCAAAATGCTGGTGGTCAGTATGCCAGTGCACCGGTATATGATTTCAAGAAAGGTCCGGACGGCAAAGACTATGCTGTGGGCGGACATGTAAATATTGATACTTCAAAGGAAAGCGATCCAGATAAAACTATAGAAAAAATGAGGGTCGTAATCAAAGCTGCAAAAGCTCCCGCACAACCATCCGGTCAGGATATAAAGGTTGCAGCTGAAGCTCAGCAGACACTGAACGAAGCTCAGATGGAAAAAGCTAAAAACCAGCAGGAAGAGATGAAGGCAAAGGAAAATCCTCAAAAAACAGAGGTTCAGAGCGAGGATATTAGGAAGGAAACTCCAGAGACAAAGCCTCAGGCCTCTCTCTCAGAAGCCTAA
- a CDS encoding ribose-phosphate pyrophosphokinase, with protein MSDLKLFSGNATPELANEIAKCLYTNLSDATVDTFSDGEVHIQINECIRGCDTFIIQSTCAPTNDNLMELLVMIDALRRASAGRITAVVPYFGYARQDRRVRSQRVPITAKVVADLLSSVGVDRVLTVDLHAEQIQGFFDVPVDNCYSSNLFVEDMKNLSLNNPCIVSPDMGGVVRARAIAKLFNDADIAIIDKRRPKPNVSEVMNLIGDVKDRECIIVDDIIDTGGTLCKAAAALKDRGATKVIAYGTHPVLSGKAYDNIKNSVIDEIVVTNSIPATEKLKSTGKFRYVSLAPMLAEAIRRINNDESISVMFG; from the coding sequence ATGTCAGACTTAAAACTCTTCTCTGGAAATGCTACTCCAGAGCTTGCAAATGAAATTGCAAAATGTTTATACACCAATCTATCTGATGCTACTGTTGATACTTTCTCTGATGGTGAAGTTCATATCCAGATCAATGAATGTATTCGTGGATGTGATACCTTTATCATTCAGTCAACCTGCGCACCAACCAATGACAATCTGATGGAGCTGTTAGTGATGATTGACGCACTGCGTCGTGCTTCAGCAGGTCGTATTACTGCAGTTGTTCCATACTTTGGTTATGCAAGACAGGACCGTCGTGTTCGTTCACAGCGTGTGCCTATCACTGCTAAGGTTGTTGCAGATTTACTTTCATCAGTAGGTGTAGACAGAGTTTTAACCGTTGACCTGCATGCAGAGCAGATTCAGGGCTTCTTTGATGTACCTGTAGACAACTGCTACTCATCAAATCTTTTTGTTGAAGACATGAAGAACCTGTCTTTAAACAATCCATGTATCGTTTCACCTGATATGGGCGGTGTTGTAAGAGCACGTGCTATTGCAAAACTGTTCAACGATGCAGATATCGCTATCATTGATAAACGTCGTCCAAAGCCAAATGTATCTGAGGTTATGAACCTGATTGGTGATGTTAAGGACAGAGAATGTATCATCGTTGATGATATTATTGATACCGGTGGTACCCTATGCAAGGCAGCAGCTGCATTAAAAGACCGCGGTGCAACTAAGGTTATTGCCTACGGCACTCACCCAGTTCTATCAGGAAAAGCCTACGATAACATCAAGAACAGTGTAATTGATGAGATTGTTGTTACCAACAGTATTCCTGCAACTGAGAAACTAAAATCAACCGGTAAGTTCAGATATGTTTCTCTTGCACCAATGCTTGCTGAAGCAATCCGCCGTATTAACAACGACGAATCTATTTCTGTAATGTTCGGCTAG
- a CDS encoding IS4 family transposase — MDNIQQIASNSKTFLSFSSVLSKECLNISKLLHQSGFRKRSGADILTMFMVFIKSIFCGAYSLHDRYSLNDVESPDCSYYALMRFISNSKHNWSLLLLLVAKTAISIISSLNNKGHIYTLCVDDTVIERPRGKKIEGLSRTFNHVIGKTVKGYANLLITWTDGITNIPVASELMSSRKEDCIIRKHNKRIDKRSAGGKRRANSVMRKPKLLIKLCKGILNKGIKAEYVLMDTWFYSDSLVASLKELSLDSICMIKKNLKFAFVGETVRHNLKYILSTLGQRNHTSDIISTVVVQTESGQQVKLVFIRNRNNRKEFITLLSSNIHLSAEEIVELYSRRWSIECCFKAAKQYLGLNSECFARDYDSICALNRISYIRFTVLEIIRRHEEDPRSHGQLFRDSCSAIRTISFIEALETLSVCFTSLIDALDKAGCIVKGKLQDAYKLAEEIIEKWYDSISEFLRKLLKPSNIPEFLNN, encoded by the coding sequence ATGGATAATATACAACAGATCGCTTCAAATTCCAAAACTTTTTTATCCTTTTCATCTGTCCTTTCTAAGGAATGTCTGAATATCTCCAAACTTTTACATCAGAGTGGATTTAGAAAACGTTCTGGAGCGGATATTCTTACCATGTTTATGGTTTTCATAAAATCCATATTCTGTGGTGCTTATTCACTGCATGACAGGTATTCTCTAAACGATGTTGAGTCTCCTGACTGCAGTTACTATGCTCTGATGAGATTTATCTCCAATAGTAAACATAACTGGTCTTTACTGCTGCTTCTGGTTGCAAAGACAGCAATATCTATCATCTCATCTCTGAATAACAAAGGTCACATCTATACTCTGTGCGTTGATGACACTGTAATAGAAAGACCAAGAGGGAAAAAGATAGAAGGTCTGTCTAGAACGTTTAACCATGTAATAGGAAAGACAGTAAAAGGTTACGCAAATCTACTGATTACCTGGACTGACGGTATTACCAATATCCCTGTTGCCTCTGAGCTAATGTCCTCCAGAAAAGAAGACTGCATAATCAGAAAACACAACAAGCGCATTGATAAACGCAGTGCGGGTGGCAAAAGAAGAGCCAATTCCGTTATGAGAAAACCCAAGCTTCTAATCAAGCTCTGTAAAGGTATTCTGAACAAAGGCATCAAGGCAGAATATGTTCTTATGGACACCTGGTTCTATTCAGACAGTCTGGTTGCATCTTTAAAGGAGTTATCTCTGGATTCAATCTGCATGATTAAGAAGAATCTGAAGTTTGCCTTTGTCGGTGAAACCGTAAGACATAACCTGAAGTACATTCTGTCCACCTTAGGTCAGCGTAATCATACTTCAGATATTATCAGCACTGTTGTGGTTCAGACTGAATCAGGTCAGCAGGTTAAACTGGTCTTTATCAGAAACAGAAATAACCGCAAAGAGTTCATTACTCTCTTAAGCTCAAATATTCATTTGTCAGCTGAAGAGATTGTTGAACTGTACTCCAGAAGATGGTCTATCGAATGCTGCTTCAAAGCAGCAAAACAATACCTTGGGCTGAACTCTGAATGCTTCGCCAGAGACTATGATTCCATCTGTGCTTTAAACAGAATCTCTTACATCAGATTCACTGTACTTGAAATCATAAGACGTCATGAAGAAGATCCAAGAAGTCATGGACAGCTATTCAGAGATTCTTGCTCTGCAATAAGAACCATATCTTTTATCGAGGCACTGGAAACATTGTCTGTATGTTTCACCTCTCTAATTGATGCCCTGGATAAAGCCGGTTGCATAGTAAAAGGAAAGCTTCAGGATGCATATAAACTAGCCGAGGAGATTATTGAGAAATGGTATGATTCCATTTCAGAATTTCTCAGGAAACTCCTGAAACCTTCCAATATACCTGAGTTTCTGAATAATTAA
- a CDS encoding ATP-binding protein has translation MKYIERQNYLERLKRLRNTPDIKIITGLRRAGKSELIKAYMDWIIANESNANIIYIDFADLKYDDLKSYKMLNDYCEKLYNADKSNVLIIDEIQLCNKFELTINRLYNSHRFDIYITGSNAFLLSSDLSTLFTGRYIEIPVYPFSFAEYCRYYDYTEKTPNVLDSYVSDGGFVGSYVYREKEDQLAYIKDVYNTVIKRDLVDKYSIKELSLLDSLTDYLMDNISNLTSTNKITSILKNNGTDTNHITIGNYIKYLCSGFMFYKIKRYDIKGKKYLETSDKYYLSDLGFRYALLGSRNMDYGRAYENIVAIELLRRKYDLYVGKLYQKEINFVAIKQNEKICIQVSDNISSEETLHRELAPLKAIRDAYPKILIANTGHKDFDIEGIKVIDLTHWLLS, from the coding sequence ATGAAATACATTGAACGCCAAAACTACTTAGAACGACTGAAAAGACTAAGAAATACACCTGATATAAAAATAATCACAGGTCTGCGCAGAGCAGGAAAGTCGGAATTGATCAAAGCTTATATGGACTGGATTATTGCAAATGAGAGCAATGCCAACATTATCTACATTGATTTTGCTGATTTAAAATACGATGATCTTAAGTCCTACAAAATGCTCAATGATTACTGCGAAAAATTATACAATGCAGATAAATCCAATGTACTGATTATTGACGAAATTCAGTTATGCAATAAATTTGAACTTACAATCAACAGATTATACAACTCTCACAGGTTCGACATCTATATTACAGGCTCAAATGCGTTCCTGCTGAGTTCAGATTTATCTACCTTATTTACTGGAAGATACATAGAAATTCCTGTCTATCCTTTCAGCTTCGCAGAATACTGCAGATATTATGATTACACAGAAAAAACGCCAAATGTTCTTGATTCCTATGTATCAGATGGAGGGTTTGTTGGTTCTTATGTATATAGAGAAAAAGAAGATCAGCTTGCATATATTAAGGATGTTTACAATACGGTGATAAAAAGAGACCTGGTTGATAAATACTCAATTAAAGAACTATCTCTTCTTGACTCGTTAACAGATTATCTTATGGATAATATTTCCAACCTAACCTCCACAAATAAAATCACGTCAATTTTAAAGAATAATGGAACTGACACAAATCATATAACAATAGGAAATTATATTAAGTACCTGTGCAGTGGTTTCATGTTTTACAAAATAAAAAGATATGACATCAAAGGAAAGAAATATCTTGAAACTTCCGATAAGTACTACCTAAGTGATTTAGGCTTCAGATATGCTTTGCTCGGCTCAAGAAATATGGATTATGGAAGAGCATATGAGAATATTGTTGCAATAGAGCTTCTACGAAGGAAATATGACCTGTATGTAGGAAAACTCTATCAGAAAGAAATAAATTTTGTTGCAATTAAACAAAACGAAAAAATCTGCATTCAGGTTTCGGACAACATTTCTTCAGAGGAAACTCTGCACAGAGAACTAGCTCCCTTAAAAGCTATCAGAGATGCGTATCCAAAAATCCTAATCGCTAATACAGGACACAAAGACTTTGATATTGAAGGAATTAAGGTTATCGATCTGACTCATTGGCTGTTAAGCTGA
- a CDS encoding RNA-guided endonuclease InsQ/TnpB family protein, which translates to MIFTKTLKIRINVPSEQETLLRQMTEQYRQACNFISEYVFTHSFDLNFFSLNKVLYRDIRGKFRLKSQLAQSSIKTVIARYKTVKEQLLEHPYCYKDEKGEWQSIPKTLEWLFKPVYFSRPQTDLVRNRDYSFVENGSLLSINTLGERIKCTYEREHFKEYFDGSWRFGTAKLVKLKGLWYLHIPVTREKEDFKKENVKHIVGIDRGLRFLSVSYDEEGKTEFISGKKIATKRNKFLELRRELQAKGTKSARRRLKAISGRENRWMSDVNHQISKTLVRKYGKDTLFILEDLTGVSFDERNLSRTAKKRYDLRSWSFYQLEQFLKYKAQETGSEVLRVSAKYTSQRCPVCGKIHKQSRDHNRHLYSCPCGYKSNDDRVGAMNIQNLGKRWLSGEKNPRYKKDNN; encoded by the coding sequence TTGATATTTACAAAAACATTAAAAATAAGAATTAATGTACCTTCAGAACAGGAAACACTGTTACGTCAGATGACGGAGCAGTATCGACAGGCATGTAATTTTATTTCAGAATACGTTTTTACCCATTCCTTTGACTTGAACTTCTTCAGTCTCAATAAAGTACTGTACAGGGATATAAGAGGAAAGTTTAGACTTAAATCTCAGCTTGCACAGTCATCCATCAAAACAGTTATTGCAAGATATAAAACTGTAAAAGAACAGCTTTTAGAGCATCCATACTGCTATAAAGACGAGAAAGGCGAATGGCAGAGCATACCAAAGACACTGGAATGGCTTTTTAAGCCGGTGTATTTCAGCAGACCTCAGACAGATTTGGTTCGCAACAGAGATTACAGTTTTGTTGAAAATGGAAGTCTGTTATCAATCAATACTCTCGGTGAAAGAATCAAATGTACTTATGAGAGAGAACATTTCAAAGAATATTTTGATGGCAGCTGGAGATTTGGAACAGCGAAGCTTGTGAAACTCAAAGGCCTATGGTATCTGCATATTCCTGTAACCAGAGAAAAAGAAGATTTCAAAAAAGAGAATGTAAAACATATAGTGGGAATAGACAGAGGCTTACGCTTTCTGTCTGTAAGCTATGATGAAGAAGGAAAGACCGAATTTATAAGCGGAAAGAAGATTGCAACAAAGCGAAACAAATTCCTTGAGCTGAGACGAGAGCTTCAGGCTAAAGGAACAAAATCAGCAAGACGAAGACTAAAAGCTATATCCGGACGAGAAAACCGCTGGATGTCAGATGTAAACCATCAGATATCAAAGACACTCGTGAGGAAGTATGGCAAAGATACACTGTTTATTCTTGAGGATTTAACCGGTGTAAGTTTTGATGAGCGCAATCTTTCAAGAACAGCAAAAAAGAGATATGACCTAAGAAGCTGGAGCTTCTACCAGCTGGAGCAGTTTCTAAAATACAAAGCTCAAGAGACGGGCTCTGAAGTACTTAGGGTAAGTGCAAAATACACATCTCAGAGATGTCCCGTATGTGGAAAGATCCACAAACAGAGCAGAGATCATAACAGACATCTGTATAGCTGCCCATGCGGCTATAAATCCAATGATGACAGAGTTGGAGCCATGAATATTCAGAATCTTGGAAAGAGATGGCTGTCAGGAGAAAAGAATCCTCGATACAAAAAGGATAATAACTGA
- a CDS encoding ABC transporter permease subunit: MILNKNTKSTLFRFVILTLTLIFLYLPIMTLVVYSFNESKMVTVWTKFSLKWYRALMNNDAIITAVGISMTIAVMSAIASVIIGTLAAFVMVRIKKFTGESAFLLFMTAPMILPEVITGLALLLLFVTLSDIIPIFSDRGMITIWIAHVTFCSAYATVVIRSRFVELDVSIEEAAKDLGAGPMKVFFVIILPAIMPAEVAAFLLSFTMSMDDLVIASFVAGPNSTTLPMLIFSSVRRGLSPEINALASVIVFVVSIFAFVSWVLTVRKQKRKERNAAMVKAALRKENTIAA, translated from the coding sequence ATGATCTTAAATAAGAATACCAAGAGTACCCTGTTCAGATTTGTAATTCTGACACTGACTCTGATTTTCCTGTATCTGCCAATCATGACTCTGGTGGTTTACTCCTTCAACGAGTCAAAGATGGTTACTGTTTGGACCAAGTTCTCACTGAAATGGTATCGTGCTCTGATGAATAATGATGCCATCATAACTGCAGTTGGTATTTCTATGACCATCGCTGTTATGTCAGCTATTGCTTCAGTGATTATAGGAACGCTAGCAGCATTTGTTATGGTCAGAATTAAGAAGTTCACAGGCGAAAGCGCCTTCCTGCTGTTTATGACTGCACCTATGATTCTGCCTGAAGTTATCACAGGTCTGGCACTGCTGTTACTTTTCGTAACTTTAAGCGATATTATTCCTATCTTCTCAGACAGAGGAATGATTACCATCTGGATTGCCCACGTAACCTTCTGTTCTGCATATGCTACTGTGGTTATCCGCTCAAGATTCGTTGAGCTGGATGTATCCATTGAAGAAGCGGCAAAAGATCTTGGAGCTGGTCCGATGAAGGTTTTCTTTGTAATTATTCTGCCTGCAATTATGCCAGCAGAAGTTGCCGCCTTCCTGCTGAGCTTCACCATGTCAATGGATGATCTGGTTATTGCAAGTTTCGTAGCAGGACCAAACTCCACAACACTGCCTATGCTTATCTTCTCAAGTGTAAGACGTGGTCTGTCACCTGAGATCAACGCTCTGGCTTCAGTGATTGTTTTTGTGGTTTCAATCTTTGCCTTTGTTTCATGGGTTCTAACCGTGCGCAAACAGAAACGCAAGGAACGCAATGCTGCTATGGTTAAGGCAGCTCTCAGAAAAGAGAATACAATCGCAGCCTAA
- a CDS encoding ABC transporter permease subunit, which yields MILFFLIPFLIIFKISFSVTEIAIPPYSPIVTFEEGAMQIILHLENYTNIFIDPDGTYMRSYLKSIQVAAFSTLLCLIIGYPIAWALATSKSTTRNILFILIIMPSWTSFVVRIYAWMTILKRDGLINDILMSIGIIDHPLHMLQTDLAVYIGIVYCYLPYMVLPLFSSLMKVDYSLIEAAQDLGCRPVKTFFHALVPQTRSGIIAGSMLVFIPAIGEYVIPELLGGKDSILIGRILWQEFFNNRDWPLASSVAITMLTVMAIPIIWFFKNQRKQGEL from the coding sequence ATGATTCTGTTCTTCCTGATCCCATTTCTGATTATCTTTAAGATTTCTTTTTCAGTAACAGAAATTGCGATCCCGCCTTATTCCCCAATTGTTACCTTTGAGGAAGGTGCAATGCAGATTATTCTGCACCTGGAAAACTACACCAATATCTTTATTGATCCGGATGGAACCTATATGCGTTCCTATCTTAAATCAATTCAGGTAGCGGCATTCTCTACTCTTTTATGTCTGATTATCGGCTATCCGATTGCCTGGGCACTTGCTACTTCAAAGAGTACAACCCGCAATATTCTGTTTATTCTGATAATTATGCCAAGCTGGACTTCCTTTGTGGTAAGAATCTATGCCTGGATGACAATTTTAAAGAGAGACGGACTTATCAATGATATTCTGATGAGTATCGGCATCATTGATCATCCTCTGCATATGCTGCAGACTGATCTGGCTGTATATATAGGTATTGTTTACTGTTATCTCCCTTATATGGTACTGCCTTTATTCTCATCACTTATGAAGGTGGACTACAGCCTTATCGAGGCGGCTCAGGATCTTGGATGCCGTCCTGTAAAGACCTTCTTCCATGCGCTGGTACCACAGACCCGCAGCGGTATTATTGCAGGTTCAATGCTGGTATTCATCCCTGCAATCGGTGAGTACGTAATTCCTGAACTGCTCGGTGGTAAGGACTCTATTCTTATCGGTAGAATTCTCTGGCAGGAATTCTTCAACAACCGAGACTGGCCTCTTGCTTCATCCGTTGCAATTACCATGCTTACAGTTATGGCAATACCTATTATCTGGTTCTTCAAAAATCAGCGTAAACAGGGGGAATTATGA
- the potA gene encoding polyamine ABC transporter ATP-binding protein: MKDTGDYGAAPMVNKPNEYSTQKQIHRPGELPGQKASPVEQNKKPILQIQGLTKNFSNFTAVNNVDLTIYEGEIFALLGSSGCGKSTLLRMLAGFEQPSEGHIILDGEDIVNLPPYKRTLNMMFQSYALFPYMTVRQNIAFGLKQEKLPRDVINARVEKMLKLVHMEDYVDRRPHQLSGGQKQRVALARSLAKEPRLLLLDEPMGALDKKLREQMRLELVDIINSVGVTCLMVTHDQEEAMTMADRIAIMDRGEFVQIGGPREIYENPNCRFSAEFIGQVNMFDCILTKSDNKHSVIQCNDFPRPIELLHDIDIADGMPVSIAMRPEKVYISHEEPAEQTNWCEGTVENIAYLGDISIYYVRLPSGRIITSTLPNVDRFNVGLPTWDDKVYLSWDPESCIALTF, from the coding sequence GTGAAAGATACTGGCGATTATGGGGCTGCCCCAATGGTTAACAAACCAAACGAATACAGCACACAAAAACAGATTCACAGACCTGGTGAGCTTCCAGGACAGAAAGCTTCACCTGTAGAGCAGAACAAAAAGCCTATTCTGCAGATTCAGGGACTTACAAAAAATTTCAGTAACTTTACTGCTGTTAATAATGTTGATCTGACCATCTATGAAGGAGAAATCTTTGCCCTGCTCGGTTCTTCAGGCTGCGGCAAGTCTACCCTTTTGAGAATGCTGGCCGGTTTTGAACAGCCATCAGAAGGTCATATTATTCTTGATGGGGAGGATATTGTTAACCTTCCTCCATATAAGAGAACCTTAAACATGATGTTCCAGTCATATGCTCTGTTCCCATATATGACTGTTCGCCAGAATATTGCCTTTGGTTTAAAGCAGGAAAAGCTTCCACGTGATGTTATCAATGCACGAGTTGAAAAAATGCTGAAACTGGTACACATGGAGGATTACGTTGACAGACGCCCTCACCAGCTTTCAGGTGGACAGAAACAGCGTGTGGCACTTGCAAGATCACTTGCAAAGGAACCTCGCCTGCTGCTTCTAGATGAGCCTATGGGAGCTCTGGATAAGAAGCTGCGTGAACAGATGAGACTGGAGCTTGTTGATATCATCAACTCCGTTGGCGTTACCTGCCTTATGGTTACACACGATCAGGAAGAGGCTATGACCATGGCTGATCGTATTGCCATTATGGATCGTGGAGAGTTCGTACAGATTGGTGGACCTCGTGAAATCTATGAGAACCCTAACTGCCGATTCTCTGCAGAGTTCATCGGTCAGGTTAACATGTTCGACTGCATTCTGACCAAGTCAGACAATAAGCACTCTGTAATTCAGTGTAATGATTTCCCTCGTCCAATCGAACTTCTGCACGATATCGATATTGCCGACGGAATGCCTGTATCTATTGCCATGAGACCAGAGAAGGTCTATATCTCCCACGAGGAACCTGCCGAGCAGACCAACTGGTGTGAAGGTACAGTAGAGAATATCGCGTATCTTGGTGATATCTCAATTTACTATGTACGTCTGCCATCAGGAAGAATCATTACCTCTACTCTGCCTAATGTTGACAGATTCAATGTTGGTCTTCCAACCTGGGATGACAAGGTTTATCTGAGCTGGGATCCTGAATCCTGTATTGCCCTGACCTTCTAA